From a single Vitis vinifera cultivar Pinot Noir 40024 chromosome 18, ASM3070453v1 genomic region:
- the LOC100256781 gene encoding putative 12-oxophytodienoate reductase 11 — translation MDGKVQRINGVSAETPIPLITPYKLGKLQLSHRVVLAPLTRQRSWNNVPQPHAILHYSQRTSKGGLLIAEATGVSDTAQGYPHTPGIWTKEQVEAWKPIVDAVHAKGGIFFCQIWHVGRVSNTDFQPNGQAPISCTDKPLTPQIRGNGIGVDQFSPPRRLTTDEIPQVVKDFRLAARNAIEAGFDGVEIHGAHGYLLDQFMKDQVNDRTDKYGGSLENRCRFALEVVEAVVDEIGADKVGIKLSPYDAFGEAEDSNPKALGLYMAESLNKYGLLYCHMVEPRMETLGEKSECAHSLLPMRKAFNGTFLVTGGYDREDGNNVVAENRADLVVYGRWFLANPDLPKRFALNAPLNKYNRETFYTPDPIVGYNDYPFLEDTE, via the exons ATGGACGGGAAAGTACAAAGAATAAATGGCGTCTCTGCTGAAACCCCCATCCCTCTTATCACTCCATACAAGTTGGGCAAGCTCCAGCTCTCTCACAG GGTTGTTCTAGCACCATTAACCAGGCAGAGATCTTGGAACAATGTTCCTCAACCACATGCTATCTTACATTACTCTCAAAGAACCAGCAAAGGGGGTCTTCTCATAGCTGAAGCAACGGGAGTTTCGGACACTGCTCAAGG gTATCCACATACACCAGGCATATGGACAAAAGAACAAGTTGAAGCATGGAAACCTATTGTAGATGCTGTACATGCTAAAGGCGGTATCTTTTTTTGTCAGATTTGGCATGTGGGGAGGGTTTCAAACACGG ATTTCCAGCCAAACGGGCAAGCTCCAATCTCTTGTACAGACAAGCCATTGACACCCCAAATCCGAGGCAATGGCATTGGTGTTGACCAGTTCTCACCTCCCCGGCGGCTAACAACAGATGAAATCCCTCAAGTTGTAAAGGATTTTAGACTTGCTGCAAGGAACGCTATTGAAGCTG GTTTTGATGGAGTCGAGATCCATGGGGCTCATGGCTACCTACTTGACCAGTTCATGAAAGACCAGGTCAATGATCGAACTGACAAATATGGTGGATCCCTAGAGAACAGATGCCGGTTTGCTTTGGAAGTAGTTGAAGCTGTTGTTGATGAGATAGGCGCAGACAAAGTTGGAATCAAGCTTTCTCCATATGATGCTTTTGGAGAAGCAGAAGACTCGAATCCAAAAGCTCTAGGCCTTTACATGGCTGAATCCTTGAATAAATACGGGCTTCTCTACTGCCACATGGTTGAACCAAGGATGGAAACACTCGGAGAAAAAAGTGAATGCGCCCATAGTCTTTTGCCCATGAGAAAAGCTTTCAATGGTACGTTCCTTGTTACTGGGGGGTATGACAGAGAAGATGGGAACAACGTTGTGGCAGAGAATCGCGCAGATCTTGTTGTGTATGGGCGTTGGTTCTTGGCCAACCCAGATCTTCCAAAGAGATTTGCGCTCAATGCTCCTCTCAACAAGTACAACAGAGAAACATTCTATACACCCGATCCTATTGTTGGTTATAACGATTATCCATTTCTTGAAGATACCGAGTAG